From a region of the Nitrospira sp. genome:
- a CDS encoding ParB N-terminal domain-containing protein: protein MPLSYHIGVGEKKSKKASLAKGTKRRRKPAGVSTGLAAQELQAAAPPVAVAELHQEIEKDEGRVLSIYREPYGGRWVVLAALPIELVAPTPYQRNLSDSHVKKLEAAIGKIGQFLDPIIAVRISKPDQAAKYWTPNGHHRLSAMRTLGARSIVAIVVLEPSAAYQILALNTEKAHNLREKALEVIRMYEELAHLDQATEDSYALEFEEPALITLGLCYKERPRFSGGAYHPVLKRVDAFLQKPLRTALDVRKRRAGSLLALDDVIVKQVEALKTKGLTSPYLKSFVVARVNPIRFRPKEAPALSFEDALDRMMQAAEKFNPDKIKVDDLAKSGGSPDEIE from the coding sequence ATGCCACTGTCCTACCATATCGGCGTGGGAGAAAAGAAATCCAAAAAAGCATCGTTGGCCAAGGGTACGAAACGTCGCCGGAAGCCGGCCGGAGTTTCTACCGGACTGGCCGCTCAAGAATTACAAGCGGCTGCACCGCCTGTCGCAGTGGCGGAGCTGCATCAAGAAATTGAGAAGGATGAAGGACGAGTCCTCTCAATCTACCGCGAACCGTACGGAGGGCGCTGGGTGGTTCTGGCAGCCCTACCGATCGAGCTCGTTGCCCCGACACCGTATCAACGGAATCTCTCCGACTCCCACGTCAAAAAATTGGAAGCGGCGATCGGCAAGATCGGGCAATTTCTTGATCCTATCATTGCCGTGCGCATATCGAAGCCCGATCAGGCAGCAAAGTACTGGACGCCGAATGGACACCATCGTCTTTCGGCCATGCGGACGCTCGGAGCCAGGAGTATCGTCGCCATCGTCGTCCTGGAACCATCGGCGGCCTACCAGATTCTCGCCTTGAATACGGAGAAGGCGCATAACCTCCGTGAAAAAGCGTTGGAAGTCATCCGCATGTACGAGGAACTGGCTCACCTCGATCAGGCGACCGAAGACAGCTATGCCCTGGAGTTTGAAGAGCCGGCGCTGATCACGCTGGGACTCTGCTATAAAGAACGGCCTCGGTTCAGCGGTGGGGCTTATCATCCGGTTTTGAAACGAGTCGACGCATTTCTGCAGAAACCGTTGCGTACAGCGTTGGACGTTCGTAAACGGCGTGCAGGGTCACTTCTCGCCCTGGATGATGTGATCGTCAAACAAGTTGAAGCCCTCAAGACCAAAGGACTGACCAGTCCCTATCTCAAGAGCTTCGTGGTCGCCCGCGTGAATCCGATTCGGTTCAGGCCCAAAGAGGCCCCGGCCCTGTCATTCGAGGACGCGCTTGATCGGATGATGCAGGCTGCGGAGAAGTTCAATCCAGACAAGATCAAGGTGGACGATCTGGCAAAGTCTGGAGGAAGTCCGGACGAGATAGAGTGA
- a CDS encoding glycerophosphoryl diester phosphodiesterase codes for MPKGSPNRRILRIGHRGACGHTPENTLASIKRAITLRCSLTEVDIRRTADDELVLLHDERMNRATNGRGLVSEITLEEIRKLDAGGGQTVPTLEEALRAASGRIGLVLELKTEGLAYDVCAIVRASGFTKPVIYASFVHEELQHIRRIDPEAKTLVLFKRLPKDPGSAAARLQATHVGLRVDTVTKSLVSALHNTRLIVFAYTVNTPAEIKKMKALGVDGLISDFPDRI; via the coding sequence ATGCCAAAAGGAAGCCCCAACCGAAGGATCCTCCGCATCGGCCATCGCGGTGCCTGCGGTCACACGCCTGAAAATACGTTAGCCTCCATCAAACGGGCGATTACGCTACGATGTTCACTCACCGAAGTGGACATCAGACGAACTGCCGATGACGAATTGGTCCTCCTGCATGATGAGCGGATGAACCGCGCAACGAACGGTCGCGGACTCGTCTCTGAGATCACACTGGAAGAAATACGGAAGCTGGATGCCGGCGGCGGTCAGACGGTTCCGACATTGGAGGAGGCTCTCAGGGCTGCGAGCGGACGAATCGGACTGGTTCTGGAACTAAAGACAGAAGGTCTGGCTTACGATGTCTGCGCAATCGTCCGTGCCAGCGGCTTCACGAAGCCTGTGATTTACGCATCTTTTGTGCACGAGGAACTTCAACACATTCGAAGGATCGATCCTGAGGCCAAGACATTGGTGCTCTTTAAGCGACTGCCTAAGGATCCCGGTTCCGCCGCCGCCAGGCTGCAAGCGACTCATGTGGGCTTGCGCGTCGATACGGTGACGAAATCCCTCGTGTCTGCTTTACACAACACACGCCTGATCGTGTTCGCCTACACGGTCAATACACCTGCCGAGATCAAGAAGATGAAGGCACTCGGCGTAGATGGCCTTATCTCAGATTTCCCCGATCGCATCTGA
- a CDS encoding polyphosphate kinase 2 family protein, with protein sequence MKRYRVKPGTPLSLKQYDPDDTGEYKKSEQGKEKAKVELGKLIASLDGLQERLYANATRSLLIVLQGMDTSGKDGTIKNVMSGVNPQGCKVVAFKAPSNDELAHDFLWRVHREVPRHGQIGIFNRSHYEDVLITRVHGWVSDKVAKRRFDQIKEFEELLTENGTAVLKFFLHISKEEQKERLEVRIADPEKRWKWSSGDLEERKLWDDYLEAFEDVIAATSTECAPWYIVPANRKWYRNLVVADRVVDVLENMKLKTPPAPEGVDFSKLKIV encoded by the coding sequence GTGAAACGATATCGTGTGAAACCCGGAACCCCTCTCTCACTGAAGCAGTACGATCCGGACGATACCGGCGAGTACAAGAAGAGCGAACAAGGTAAGGAAAAGGCAAAAGTTGAATTGGGCAAGCTCATTGCCAGTCTCGATGGACTTCAGGAGCGTCTATATGCCAATGCGACGCGATCGCTTCTCATCGTGCTGCAAGGGATGGATACGAGCGGAAAAGACGGAACGATCAAAAACGTAATGTCCGGCGTGAACCCGCAAGGCTGCAAAGTGGTGGCCTTTAAGGCCCCGTCCAACGATGAATTGGCTCACGACTTTCTGTGGCGGGTTCACCGTGAAGTTCCTCGCCACGGACAGATCGGCATCTTCAACCGGTCGCACTATGAAGATGTGCTGATTACCCGCGTCCATGGATGGGTATCCGATAAAGTTGCCAAGCGCCGTTTCGATCAAATCAAGGAATTTGAGGAGCTCTTGACCGAAAACGGGACGGCCGTTCTCAAGTTCTTTCTTCATATCTCAAAGGAGGAGCAGAAGGAGCGATTGGAAGTCCGTATCGCCGATCCGGAAAAGCGTTGGAAGTGGAGTTCCGGCGACCTTGAGGAACGCAAGTTGTGGGATGACTATCTGGAAGCGTTTGAGGATGTCATCGCGGCGACGAGCACCGAGTGCGCTCCCTGGTATATCGTGCCGGCCAACAGGAAGTGGTACCGCAATCTCGTCGTTGCGGATCGTGTTGTGGATGTGTTGGAAAACATGAAACTCAAGACGCCGCCTGCCCCCGAAGGTGTTGATTTCAGCAAGCTGAAGATCGTGTAG
- a CDS encoding 4a-hydroxytetrahydrobiopterin dehydratase → MGLADNKCVPCRGDVPPLPNDRIQALLKELGRGWSLNGQGHLERLYTFKDFAQALAFVNKVSAIAEAEGHHPDLYLAWGKTKVEIWTHKINGLTESDFYLAAKADREFEPFRAAAS, encoded by the coding sequence ATGGGTCTTGCCGACAACAAGTGTGTTCCCTGTCGTGGCGATGTGCCACCGTTGCCGAACGATCGGATTCAGGCGTTATTGAAGGAACTGGGTCGAGGCTGGTCGCTCAATGGCCAGGGGCATCTTGAACGGTTGTACACGTTCAAAGACTTTGCTCAAGCATTGGCGTTTGTCAACAAGGTGAGCGCGATCGCAGAGGCTGAAGGCCATCATCCCGATCTCTATCTGGCCTGGGGGAAAACCAAGGTTGAGATCTGGACACATAAGATCAACGGCCTGACTGAGAGCGACTTCTATCTGGCGGCCAAGGCCGACCGGGAATTCGAACCCTTTAGGGCCGCCGCTAGTTAA